A region of the Acinetobacter defluvii genome:
TTGAAGCATTATTTATCTTAACTGCGGTGGATGCAGGTACGCGTGCATGTCGTTTCATGGTGCAAGATACGGTTGGTATCGTTATTCCTGCGCTTAAAAATTCACATAATTTCGTGGGTAATATGCTTGGAACTGCGGTTGCAGTGGCTGGTTGGGGCTTTTTTGTTTATCAAGGTGTGGTCGATCCGCTTGGTGGGATTAATAGTCTGTGGCCTTTATTTGGTATTGGTAACCAGATGCTTGCGGCAATGGCATTAACCTTAGGTACAGTGATTCTCTTTAAGATGAAAAAGGAAAAATATGTGTGGGTAACCATTCTCCCAACCATTTTCTTGATCATTACCTGTATGACAGCAGGTTGGCAAAAAATCTTCCATGAAAATCCAAAAATAGGCTTCTTGGCACAAGCCAATAAATTCTCTGATGCGATTGCCAAAGGTGAGATTTTAAAACCTGCAAAAACACTTGAAGAAATGCACACCATTGTATTATCCAATCAAATTAATGCGGTACTTTGTGCATTCTTTATGATCGTGGCTGTGATTATGATTATTGCTGCAATTGGTGTGATTCGGCGTGCATTAGCAAGTCCGACACCCACTGTAAATGAAGCGCCAGCTGTTTATGCAGACCCAGAAGAAACAGTGGTCACTTCCGTTAAACATTAATGCTTGAGAGGTGAATTTTTATGAATCTTAAATTTGCTAAAAGTGGTAAGACTGTGATTTATAAAATCATTAAGATGACCATTATGTCGCAAAAGGATCTTATTTTTAATCCTAAGAATTGGTCTCGAATTGCAACTTTATGGGCGCGGTTACAGCAGAGTTTTCGTTTAATGGTCGGTGTTCCTGATTACCAAAACTATTTGCAACACATGCAAAAACATCATCCTGATTTGGAAGCTATGGATGCAAAAACGTTTTATCGCTATTGTGTTGACGCGCGCTACCCATCGGCAAAAGGCGGTTTAAAGAAATGCCCATGTTAATTTAAATGTGCGAAACCAAAACGGTACTTTTGAGTGCCGTTTTTTATGTAATAAAAGTAAGAAAATGCTTGATTTTTATAGAGTTAATTTTTAAGGATATCCAATCTGATAAAATGAAAGCTAAATTTTCTCATTTATCGTTTTACAATAACATTCAACTTATCTTAATCATCTGTGATTAAGCTATTTCATCAAGCTTAAAGAAATGTATGTTAAAACAGCGTTTAGTCGAATACGCTAAACTTTGACTTGAAAAAAACTTCATTTTACTGAATATTCAAAGTGTAGCCGAATTTATAAAATTTACGCTTATTTGCAATTTTCACGTTTTAAAACTTGAAATTAATATATAAGCCCTTTAAAACTGAAACAGCCATATAACAAGGATTAGATATGAAGTTGTATTATTCTCCAGGTGCGTGCTCTTTAGCAGCCCATATTTTATTGAATGAAATTAATGTAGATTTTGATTTAGAACGTGTTGATTTAAAAACGCACCAAACAGAAAAGGGTGCAGATTATTATGAAATTAATCCTAAAGGTTATGTACCAGCATTAGAGATTAATCCTGGTTTAATTTTGACTGAGAATGTTGCTGTTCTTCCATTCATTGCTCAGCATGACCC
Encoded here:
- a CDS encoding YbdD/YjiX family protein, producing MNLKFAKSGKTVIYKIIKMTIMSQKDLIFNPKNWSRIATLWARLQQSFRLMVGVPDYQNYLQHMQKHHPDLEAMDAKTFYRYCVDARYPSAKGGLKKCPC